Proteins encoded by one window of Maliibacterium massiliense:
- a CDS encoding helix-turn-helix transcriptional regulator → MIGTRLKALRTQRGETQAQTAQAIGISRTTYANYERNYREPDFDTLVKLAYHFDVSSDYLLGIIDVPLHISAGRDADGNAYTFESMVRMSSAEAAGVVGALHDMGKRITQHPQETDEAFAARVLAQLGIGKTDKATHDRLYQTLHAMLDDALCPPSPDDKGAI, encoded by the coding sequence ATGATCGGAACCCGTTTGAAGGCGCTGCGCACCCAGCGTGGCGAAACGCAGGCGCAAACGGCGCAAGCCATCGGCATTTCCCGCACCACATACGCCAATTATGAGCGGAATTACCGCGAACCGGATTTTGATACTCTGGTTAAACTGGCCTATCATTTCGACGTGTCGTCAGATTATCTGCTGGGCATCATCGATGTGCCACTGCACATCAGCGCCGGACGCGATGCAGATGGCAATGCTTACACGTTTGAATCCATGGTGCGCATGTCATCCGCCGAGGCCGCTGGCGTGGTGGGTGCGCTACACGATATGGGAAAGCGCATCACCCAGCATCCACAGGAAACGGATGAAGCGTTCGCTGCGCGCGTCCTCGCGCAGCTGGGCATTGGAAAAACGGACAAGGCAACGCATGATCGCCTGTACCAGACGCTGCACGCAATGCTGGACGATGCGCTTTGTCCGCCTTCCCCCGATGATAAAGGCGCTATTTGA
- a CDS encoding collagen-like protein → MHLPIHGKTIDTTPIREVLVQGETGVDTISFDLPLLYEGNELAALDFTIRASSNLGTLVERPLEKSVDADGVRLAWAVTGDFTAAAGELLLEVHGQDAAGNRIIKLPAASIYVRRSVSGSGEPPKSVLEQYLTLVRGETAKSIQAVSDAQAVVDAAKREGALAVTMQIGAVETLAPGTPAYATNTSTQPSCAVLNMGIPKGDKGEKGDKGEKGDTGLTGPQGPQGPKGDTGDVTNHTHPGATAAEAGFMPAEDKARLDAMDVLTCELGATVGGESPEVLPTIQAYVDAQLAEKLAPKADASALASKADAASHNIKSYAFLSQLGLSGAVSMQQVIAAMPAGSTARILSAETRADYISDAPQGYCTVQITKQDNPDYTQCYAYSPGDPTTCWRASYSAEATPNFSGWQAVHLPSYGAWKPHMVANGAKIPNLTYVTTVGHYAKVGRQATVTFMVGFKGDLAPYAGENMIVGGLPADVAAPCATTWIGGCVLISSYSRPTASGVMLDPSGRIVIVYPLASLTYGDLPNYADGTRTQYIYATYTYITGA, encoded by the coding sequence GTGCATTTACCCATCCATGGCAAGACAATCGATACCACACCCATCCGCGAGGTGCTGGTGCAGGGGGAGACGGGCGTCGATACGATATCGTTCGACCTGCCGCTGCTATATGAGGGGAATGAACTGGCGGCGCTGGACTTCACCATCCGCGCATCATCAAATCTTGGCACGCTGGTGGAGCGCCCGCTGGAAAAATCCGTGGACGCGGATGGCGTGCGCCTGGCATGGGCCGTGACGGGCGACTTTACCGCCGCGGCGGGGGAGCTGCTGCTGGAGGTGCACGGCCAGGACGCCGCGGGCAACCGCATCATCAAGCTGCCGGCGGCGTCCATCTACGTGCGCAGGAGCGTATCGGGCAGCGGGGAGCCGCCCAAGTCCGTGCTGGAGCAGTACCTGACGCTGGTGCGCGGGGAGACGGCCAAATCCATCCAGGCGGTATCGGACGCCCAGGCCGTGGTGGACGCGGCAAAGCGGGAGGGCGCGCTGGCCGTGACGATGCAGATCGGCGCGGTGGAGACCCTCGCGCCGGGCACGCCCGCCTATGCGACCAACACATCCACCCAGCCCAGCTGCGCGGTGCTCAACATGGGCATCCCCAAGGGGGACAAGGGCGAGAAGGGGGATAAGGGCGAAAAGGGGGACACAGGCCTTACCGGCCCGCAGGGGCCGCAGGGGCCCAAGGGGGACACGGGCGATGTGACCAACCACACCCACCCCGGCGCGACAGCGGCCGAGGCGGGCTTTATGCCCGCAGAGGATAAGGCCAGGCTGGATGCGATGGACGTGCTCACCTGCGAGCTGGGCGCGACCGTGGGCGGGGAATCCCCCGAGGTGCTGCCCACCATCCAGGCGTATGTGGACGCGCAGCTGGCGGAGAAGCTGGCGCCCAAGGCGGACGCATCCGCGCTGGCGTCCAAGGCGGACGCCGCCAGCCACAACATCAAAAGCTACGCGTTCCTCTCCCAGCTGGGCCTATCCGGCGCGGTGAGCATGCAGCAGGTGATCGCCGCCATGCCGGCGGGATCCACGGCCCGCATCCTGAGCGCGGAGACGCGCGCGGACTATATCTCCGACGCGCCGCAGGGCTACTGCACGGTGCAGATCACCAAACAGGACAACCCCGATTACACCCAGTGCTACGCCTACAGCCCCGGCGACCCCACCACCTGCTGGCGCGCGTCCTACAGCGCGGAGGCCACCCCCAACTTCAGCGGCTGGCAAGCCGTGCACCTGCCAAGCTACGGCGCCTGGAAGCCCCACATGGTCGCAAACGGGGCGAAAATCCCCAACCTTACCTACGTGACAACCGTGGGCCACTATGCCAAGGTGGGGCGGCAGGCCACCGTCACGTTTATGGTGGGCTTCAAGGGGGATCTTGCGCCCTACGCGGGCGAGAACATGATCGTCGGCGGGCTGCCGGCGGATGTGGCCGCGCCCTGCGCCACCACGTGGATCGGCGGGTGCGTGCTCATCAGCAGCTACAGCCGCCCCACCGCATCGGGCGTGATGCTGGATCCTTCCGGCCGCATCGTGATCGTCTACCCCCTGGCGTCGCTGACCTACGGCGATTTGCCCAATTACGCGGACGGCACGCGGACGCAGTACATCTACGCGACCTATACCTATATCACGGGCGCGTAA
- a CDS encoding pentapeptide MXKDX repeat protein, with translation MPSNKTRKTTAQAMAQAKAYARRLFERARQQGGEPEEEAMREEAMRQGAMREEAMREEAMRQGAMREEAMREEAMREEAMREEAMREEAMREEAMRGEAMRQGAMREEAMPEEVLPEDALPEEVLPEEVLPEDALPEDALPEEAMPEDAMPEDAPQQGAPGKILGKFNNVAELTRAYQQLERHAGRSGSQIAQLRAQVEALSQAMQAMQAHAQLRQGVDAPADEEGTGDEGEAGEGALRAQLLADPVSTLRRLLDEQVAPMRSVYEREQKRAAFAKRARDFLDAYGDQVDEGIRMEMTQYMIDHNLKDAEDGFARAFDAVRARRYRPLEQLLCDSDVKEKILQDERIQNAIIQRYLQDVKRGNKAPQTIGAAPGARTDTVATPPARPKSLKDARSLAARLFGGRE, from the coding sequence ATGCCGAGCAACAAAACGCGCAAGACCACCGCACAGGCCATGGCACAGGCCAAGGCCTACGCACGCAGGCTGTTTGAGCGGGCCCGCCAGCAGGGCGGAGAACCCGAAGAGGAAGCGATGCGCGAGGAAGCCATGCGCCAAGGGGCGATGCGCGAGGAGGCGATGCGCGAGGAAGCCATGCGCCAAGGGGCGATGCGCGAGGAAGCGATGCGCGAGGAGGCGATGCGCGAGGAAGCGATGCGCGAGGAGGCGATGCGCGAGGAAGCGATGCGCGAGGAGGCGATGCGCGGGGAAGCGATGCGCCAAGGGGCCATGCGCGAGGAGGCGATGCCCGAGGAGGTATTGCCCGAGGACGCGCTGCCCGAGGAGGTATTGCCCGAGGAGGTATTGCCCGAGGACGCATTGCCCGAGGACGCATTGCCCGAGGAGGCGATGCCCGAGGACGCGATGCCCGAGGACGCGCCCCAGCAGGGGGCGCCCGGCAAAATCCTGGGCAAGTTCAACAATGTGGCGGAGCTGACGCGCGCCTACCAGCAGCTGGAGCGGCATGCCGGCAGAAGCGGCAGCCAGATCGCCCAGCTGCGCGCGCAGGTGGAGGCGCTCTCGCAGGCCATGCAGGCCATGCAGGCGCACGCCCAGCTGCGCCAGGGGGTGGACGCACCGGCGGATGAAGAGGGCACAGGGGACGAAGGGGAAGCGGGCGAAGGCGCGCTGCGCGCGCAGCTGCTTGCCGACCCTGTATCCACCCTGCGCAGGCTGCTGGATGAGCAGGTCGCGCCCATGCGCAGCGTCTACGAGCGCGAGCAGAAGCGCGCCGCGTTCGCCAAGCGCGCACGCGATTTCCTGGACGCCTACGGCGACCAGGTGGACGAGGGCATCCGCATGGAGATGACCCAGTACATGATCGACCACAACCTCAAGGACGCGGAGGATGGCTTTGCACGCGCCTTTGACGCGGTGCGCGCCAGGCGCTACCGCCCGCTGGAGCAGCTGCTCTGTGACAGCGATGTCAAAGAGAAGATCCTGCAGGATGAGCGCATCCAAAACGCCATCATCCAGCGCTACCTGCAGGACGTCAAGCGCGGCAACAAGGCCCCCCAGACCATCGGCGCCGCCCCCGGCGCGCGCACCGATACCGTGGCCACGCCCCCGGCGCGGCCCAAATCCCTCAAGGACGCACGATCCCTCGCCGCCCGCCTGTTTGGCGGCAGGGAATAA
- a CDS encoding helix-turn-helix domain-containing protein yields the protein MMRNPQSPWMSVSQLAAWFDVDRSTIYRLRGMHGFPQPIYIGSMPRYRLEEVEAFFAKAQRHISTL from the coding sequence ATGATGCGCAATCCACAGAGCCCTTGGATGAGTGTTTCGCAGCTTGCCGCATGGTTTGATGTGGATCGTTCCACCATCTACCGCCTGCGCGGCATGCACGGATTTCCACAGCCAATTTACATTGGCTCAATGCCCCGCTACCGTCTGGAGGAAGTCGAGGCGTTCTTTGCCAAGGCGCAGCGGCACATATCGACGCTTTGA
- a CDS encoding phage major capsid protein: protein MPVTTITADRALKDFYLEPLREQLNLNVDPAFAMMRMTSDNVVGRKIVKGIGVGVNGGFGASDEAAVPAAHGNLYEQFELDTKNLYGTIEISDKAIKATKDNAGGFANLLGDEIDKSVKTAQMNTARQFYGDGNGRLGTLKAVTAAGTTHGVDDWRPFHEGMTVDFLSADGTPLQGGARRRITSVTRDDTAPTITTTGAAITSADTDIVTLQGSYGRELTGLEAIFDAGREKLYGLSRAVHGWLNPRVKNVGGAWDELDLQAMLDDIRIMTGRDVDYIVCALGVRRAYLDAERTLKRHVNTLDIAGGFKALSYNGIPIYASEHVAKGTLYALVTDTFTLGQLGDWEWIDQGGGVLTRKADSTVYQAVLAKYCDILCEQPIAQGKLTGITEA from the coding sequence TTGCCCGTTACCACCATCACCGCAGACCGCGCGCTCAAGGACTTCTACCTGGAGCCGCTGCGCGAACAGCTCAACCTCAACGTTGACCCCGCCTTTGCCATGATGCGCATGACCAGCGACAACGTCGTGGGCCGCAAGATCGTCAAGGGCATCGGCGTGGGCGTCAACGGCGGCTTTGGCGCCTCCGATGAGGCAGCCGTGCCCGCCGCCCACGGCAACCTCTACGAACAGTTTGAGCTGGATACCAAGAACCTCTACGGCACCATCGAGATCTCCGATAAGGCCATCAAGGCCACCAAGGATAACGCCGGCGGCTTTGCCAACCTGCTGGGCGACGAGATCGACAAAAGCGTCAAAACCGCCCAGATGAACACCGCCCGCCAGTTCTACGGCGATGGCAACGGCAGGCTGGGCACCCTCAAGGCGGTCACCGCAGCGGGCACCACCCACGGCGTGGACGACTGGCGCCCCTTCCACGAGGGCATGACGGTGGACTTCCTCTCCGCCGACGGCACGCCCCTGCAAGGTGGCGCAAGGCGACGCATTACCTCCGTCACGCGCGATGACACCGCGCCCACCATCACCACCACCGGCGCCGCCATCACCAGCGCCGATACCGATATCGTCACATTGCAGGGCTCCTACGGCCGCGAGCTCACCGGCCTGGAGGCCATCTTTGACGCGGGACGAGAAAAGCTCTATGGCCTCTCGCGCGCCGTCCACGGCTGGCTCAACCCCCGCGTCAAAAACGTGGGCGGCGCGTGGGATGAGCTGGATCTGCAGGCCATGCTGGACGATATCCGCATCATGACCGGCAGGGACGTCGATTACATCGTCTGCGCCCTGGGCGTGCGCCGCGCCTACCTGGACGCGGAACGCACCCTCAAGCGCCATGTCAATACCCTGGATATCGCCGGCGGTTTCAAGGCGCTCTCCTACAACGGCATCCCCATCTACGCAAGCGAGCACGTGGCCAAGGGCACCCTCTACGCGCTTGTGACCGATACGTTCACCCTCGGCCAGCTGGGCGACTGGGAGTGGATCGACCAGGGCGGCGGCGTGCTCACCCGCAAGGCGGATAGCACCGTGTACCAGGCGGTGCTTGCCAAATACTGCGATATCCTCTGCGAACAGCCGATTGCCCAGGGCAAGCTGACCGGCATTACTGAGGCGTAA
- a CDS encoding DNA polymerase IV, with translation MQRTILHVDMNNFYASVECLHRPTIRHLPVAVGGDVEARHGIILAKNDPAKATGIKTGDAIWQARQKCPGLVVVPPNFALYLRFARLAREIYAGYTDQIEPFGLDEAWLDVTASAPLHGDGRHIADEIRARVKSELGISASVGVSFNKTMAKLGSDMKKPDATTVIPHGALPDIVWPLPAGDLLYVGRATTRKLARLGITTIGGIAQADRALLHALLGKWGDVLWGFARGLDDAPVARADASALVKSIGNSATAPRDLVCGQDVLIFITMLAESVATRLRSHGFVCDTVQISIRNNQLFTIERQQKLPQPTNLSGDIIRAAMDIFRAQYDWAYPIRSLGVRACNLSTAQGNVQLSLFEDAAARARRLLLEQTVDHLRARFGYGCIARATLLRDRPLGSINPKDDHVIYPVSFFKEGGPICNRITPAHTKST, from the coding sequence ATGCAGCGGACCATCCTGCATGTGGACATGAACAACTTCTATGCCTCGGTGGAGTGTCTGCACCGTCCCACCATCCGGCACTTGCCCGTGGCAGTGGGGGGGGATGTGGAGGCGCGCCACGGCATTATCCTGGCAAAAAACGACCCCGCCAAGGCCACGGGCATCAAAACCGGCGACGCCATATGGCAGGCGCGCCAGAAATGCCCTGGTCTTGTCGTAGTGCCCCCCAATTTTGCGCTTTACCTGCGCTTCGCGCGGCTTGCGCGCGAGATTTATGCCGGCTACACCGACCAGATCGAGCCGTTCGGCCTGGACGAGGCGTGGCTGGACGTCACTGCAAGCGCACCTCTGCACGGGGATGGGCGGCACATCGCAGATGAGATCCGCGCACGCGTCAAATCCGAGCTGGGCATTAGCGCATCGGTGGGCGTCTCGTTTAACAAAACCATGGCCAAACTGGGCAGCGACATGAAGAAGCCGGACGCCACAACCGTTATCCCGCACGGTGCGCTGCCGGATATCGTCTGGCCCCTGCCCGCAGGCGACCTGCTGTATGTGGGGCGCGCGACAACGCGCAAACTCGCGCGCCTGGGCATCACCACCATCGGCGGCATCGCGCAGGCAGACCGCGCCCTGCTGCACGCGCTGCTGGGCAAGTGGGGGGACGTGCTGTGGGGCTTTGCCCGCGGACTGGACGACGCGCCTGTCGCGCGGGCAGACGCGTCCGCACTGGTCAAGAGCATCGGCAACAGCGCTACCGCGCCGCGCGACCTGGTCTGCGGGCAGGACGTATTGATCTTTATAACGATGCTTGCCGAGAGCGTCGCCACCCGCCTGCGCAGCCACGGGTTTGTGTGCGATACGGTGCAGATATCTATCCGCAACAACCAGCTTTTCACCATCGAGCGGCAGCAAAAGCTCCCCCAGCCCACCAATCTGTCCGGCGACATCATCCGCGCCGCGATGGATATCTTCCGCGCGCAGTATGATTGGGCCTATCCCATCCGCAGCCTGGGCGTGCGGGCGTGCAATCTGTCCACGGCACAGGGCAACGTGCAGCTGTCCCTCTTTGAGGACGCGGCTGCGCGCGCACGCCGCCTGCTGCTGGAACAGACGGTTGACCATCTGCGCGCGCGCTTCGGCTACGGCTGTATAGCCCGCGCCACGCTGCTGCGCGACCGCCCGCTGGGCAGCATCAACCCCAAGGACGACCATGTGATCTATCCAGTCTCTTTCTTTAAGGAGGGAGGGCCCATATGCAACCGGATTACGCCAGCCCATACAAAATCTACGTAG
- a CDS encoding SDR family oxidoreductase — protein sequence MGKMAHKVVLITGGGKGIGLGLAQAFAQEGARLVLTGRTAHTLEEARAQLKRDYGAEVWCVPADGGNEQAVQQVVDIAVQRCGGIDVLINNAQTSASGTMLADHSKEDFDLAIYSGLYATFFYMKACFAHLKARGGCVINFASGAGMSGRAGQASYAAAKEGIRGLSRVAATEWGPHGVRVNVICPLAMTPGLAAWKEAYPALYAETIQRVPLGRFADPKEDIGRVCVFLASEDARYITGETITLQGGSGLRP from the coding sequence ATGGGAAAAATGGCGCACAAGGTTGTGCTGATTACCGGTGGGGGAAAAGGGATCGGTCTGGGGCTTGCGCAGGCGTTTGCGCAGGAGGGCGCGCGTCTGGTGCTGACAGGCCGCACCGCGCATACGCTTGAAGAGGCGCGCGCGCAACTAAAGCGGGATTACGGCGCGGAGGTATGGTGCGTGCCGGCCGATGGAGGAAACGAGCAAGCTGTGCAGCAGGTGGTGGACATCGCCGTACAGCGCTGCGGAGGCATCGATGTTCTGATCAACAACGCGCAGACATCCGCCTCAGGAACAATGCTGGCGGATCATAGCAAGGAGGATTTCGATCTGGCGATCTATTCCGGCCTGTACGCGACGTTTTTTTACATGAAGGCGTGCTTTGCGCATTTGAAGGCGCGCGGTGGATGCGTCATCAATTTTGCATCAGGCGCGGGGATGTCCGGCCGCGCGGGTCAGGCATCCTACGCTGCGGCCAAGGAGGGTATACGCGGTCTGTCCCGGGTGGCTGCTACGGAGTGGGGGCCGCACGGCGTGCGGGTCAATGTGATATGCCCGCTTGCAATGACGCCAGGGCTTGCGGCATGGAAGGAAGCCTATCCGGCGCTCTACGCTGAGACGATCCAACGCGTGCCGCTGGGACGGTTTGCCGATCCTAAGGAGGATATTGGGCGCGTGTGCGTCTTTTTGGCCTCGGAAGATGCGCGCTACATCACGGGGGAGACGATCACCCTGCAGGGGGGCAGCGGGCTTCGGCCGTGA
- a CDS encoding SOS response-associated peptidase codes for MCGRYNIEDEEANTVMRQIIDEASARLGAPIKTGEIFPTNIAPVLALDGGGLAALPMVWGFPHFSGKGVIINGKAETLLDKPMFRASALARRCAIPTTGFYEWKSMPGQRKKDKYIFRAPESPILYLAGVFNTCNRTDGVTLPRYVILTTEAAGAVAQVHNRMPVVLREEELRAWASDNDVMARVLARKGPDLVARRG; via the coding sequence ATGTGCGGACGCTACAACATCGAAGACGAAGAAGCCAACACCGTGATGCGCCAGATCATCGACGAGGCCAGCGCGCGGCTGGGCGCGCCCATCAAGACCGGGGAAATCTTCCCCACCAACATTGCCCCCGTACTGGCGCTTGACGGCGGCGGCCTGGCCGCGCTGCCCATGGTGTGGGGGTTCCCCCACTTTTCCGGCAAGGGGGTGATCATCAACGGCAAGGCGGAGACGCTGCTGGATAAGCCCATGTTCCGTGCCTCGGCGCTTGCGCGGCGCTGCGCCATCCCCACAACGGGTTTCTACGAGTGGAAATCCATGCCTGGGCAGCGGAAAAAGGACAAATATATCTTCCGCGCGCCGGAAAGCCCCATCCTGTACCTGGCGGGGGTTTTCAACACATGCAATCGGACGGACGGCGTCACCTTGCCGCGCTATGTGATCCTCACCACCGAGGCGGCGGGGGCCGTGGCGCAGGTGCACAACCGCATGCCCGTCGTGCTGCGGGAAGAGGAGCTGCGCGCCTGGGCGTCGGACAACGACGTGATGGCGCGCGTGCTTGCGCGCAAGGGCCCTGACCTTGTGGCAAGGCGGGGTTGA
- a CDS encoding ABC transporter substrate-binding protein, which yields MKAKKLVSLLLVAVLALALVACGPSSSEPSSSASGGQSSSGSDSKKIYFVSKIMGSQYWSVVEDGFNSACEENGYEPVVNGLQNETDVEKQVQLLADAVTAKPAAICIAPCDSQAMVQSVTEAEASGIPVVLIDTKIASEEGFDACIATDNKKAGEECAKQMIKYLKKANVDHAKVGVLVASTGSQTVTDRLDGFKEYWDANAEDGWEVLWNEQKINDGDTSKALSDAKDLIMAHPDLNALWGVNNSGSIGCATALKELNRTDITLIGMDFSNDTPQLLEDGFIKAAVAQRQFQMGYQGVETALKVLNGEKVEKYVDTGVIAIEKDTLDSDEAAEVLKYYGGDKK from the coding sequence GTGAAAGCAAAAAAACTCGTATCCCTTCTGCTCGTCGCGGTACTGGCGCTTGCGCTGGTCGCCTGCGGTCCCTCATCCTCTGAGCCCAGCTCGTCCGCTTCGGGCGGCCAGTCGTCGAGCGGCTCGGACAGCAAAAAGATCTACTTCGTCAGCAAGATCATGGGCAGCCAGTACTGGTCCGTGGTTGAGGACGGCTTCAACTCCGCCTGCGAAGAGAACGGCTATGAGCCCGTGGTCAACGGCCTGCAGAACGAGACCGACGTGGAAAAACAGGTTCAGCTGCTGGCAGACGCCGTGACGGCCAAACCCGCCGCCATCTGCATCGCCCCCTGCGATTCCCAGGCCATGGTACAGTCCGTCACCGAGGCGGAAGCATCCGGCATCCCCGTGGTGCTGATCGACACCAAGATTGCCAGCGAAGAGGGCTTTGACGCCTGCATCGCGACCGACAACAAAAAAGCCGGCGAAGAGTGCGCCAAACAGATGATCAAGTATCTCAAGAAAGCCAATGTTGACCACGCCAAGGTGGGCGTGCTGGTCGCCTCCACCGGTTCGCAGACGGTTACCGACCGCCTGGACGGCTTCAAAGAGTATTGGGACGCCAACGCCGAGGACGGCTGGGAAGTGCTCTGGAACGAGCAGAAGATTAATGACGGCGATACGAGCAAAGCCCTGTCCGACGCCAAAGACCTGATTATGGCCCATCCCGACCTCAATGCACTTTGGGGCGTGAACAACTCCGGTTCCATCGGCTGCGCCACCGCGCTGAAAGAGCTGAACCGCACTGACATTACCTTGATTGGCATGGACTTCTCCAACGACACCCCGCAGTTGCTGGAAGACGGCTTCATCAAAGCCGCAGTTGCACAGCGTCAGTTCCAGATGGGTTATCAGGGTGTGGAGACCGCGCTGAAGGTCCTCAACGGAGAAAAGGTTGAGAAGTACGTTGACACCGGCGTTATCGCCATCGAGAAGGATACCCTGGATTCCGACGAGGCCGCGGAAGTGCTGAAATACTACGGTGGTGACAAAAAGTAA
- a CDS encoding L-fucose/L-arabinose isomerase family protein, which translates to MERKIVKIGFAPTKRDVFNHPEAFEVRDAIRKRIDDWRMGIVQFVDIDDVTPKGIVETEDDALAVIKKFKDEGVNGIFAPHCNFGSEGNTTLIARALNVPFLLWGPRDSDPMANNDTKSSSVGRTRDSQCGLFATGKALRRARVPFTYIPNTDLDDGVLENGFKAFAAVCATVQAFKETKVLQVGTRPDPFWTTMFNEGELYERFGIRVFPITLVDLKNEIENFKANKPEEIKAAIAKICAMTKPVGIDDEGLANMAGYYLALQSLCAKHKCNAAAISCWAPFRESLGISACAVNGYVTDLGIPVGCEMDIHGVISSRLVQAAALYTDPVFFADLTIRHPYNDNAELLWHCGNFPPSLAGDCSKCTVIDAQSNGFACPGKSHFELRRGDITVCRFDGDNGEYSLFMGEGKGVEGPETNGTYCWLEVNDWVEWENKLVTGPYIHHSSSTYGKLAPILHEACKYIGVKPDPAGISEQEIQAFWWGRK; encoded by the coding sequence ATGGAACGGAAAATCGTAAAAATCGGCTTTGCCCCCACCAAACGCGACGTATTCAACCATCCTGAAGCGTTTGAAGTGCGCGACGCCATCCGCAAACGCATCGATGACTGGCGCATGGGTATCGTGCAGTTCGTCGACATCGACGACGTGACGCCCAAGGGCATTGTCGAGACGGAAGATGATGCGCTTGCCGTCATCAAAAAGTTCAAGGACGAGGGCGTAAACGGCATCTTCGCCCCCCACTGCAACTTCGGCAGCGAGGGAAACACCACGCTGATCGCCCGCGCGCTGAACGTCCCCTTCCTGCTGTGGGGGCCCCGCGACAGCGATCCCATGGCCAACAACGATACCAAGTCCAGCTCCGTGGGACGTACCCGCGATTCCCAGTGCGGCCTGTTTGCAACGGGTAAAGCGCTGCGCCGCGCGCGCGTGCCCTTTACCTACATCCCCAACACCGATCTGGACGACGGCGTGCTGGAGAACGGCTTTAAGGCCTTTGCCGCCGTATGCGCCACCGTGCAGGCCTTCAAGGAGACCAAAGTGCTGCAGGTGGGCACCCGCCCCGATCCGTTCTGGACCACGATGTTCAACGAGGGCGAGCTCTATGAGCGCTTCGGCATCCGCGTCTTCCCCATCACGTTGGTTGACCTGAAAAATGAGATTGAGAACTTCAAGGCCAATAAACCTGAGGAGATCAAAGCCGCAATCGCCAAGATCTGCGCCATGACCAAACCTGTGGGCATCGACGACGAAGGTCTTGCCAACATGGCGGGCTACTATCTCGCGCTGCAGAGCCTGTGCGCCAAGCACAAATGCAATGCGGCGGCCATCAGCTGCTGGGCGCCTTTCCGCGAGTCCCTCGGCATCTCCGCCTGCGCTGTCAACGGTTATGTGACGGATCTGGGCATCCCCGTGGGCTGCGAGATGGATATCCACGGCGTCATCAGCTCCCGCCTGGTCCAGGCGGCGGCCCTTTATACCGATCCGGTGTTCTTCGCCGACCTGACGATCCGCCATCCCTACAACGACAATGCAGAACTGCTGTGGCACTGCGGCAACTTCCCGCCCTCGCTGGCCGGCGATTGCAGCAAATGCACCGTCATCGACGCGCAGAGCAACGGCTTCGCCTGCCCCGGCAAGAGCCACTTCGAGCTGCGCCGCGGCGATATCACCGTGTGCCGCTTTGATGGCGACAACGGCGAATACAGCCTGTTTATGGGCGAAGGCAAGGGCGTCGAAGGCCCTGAGACCAACGGCACCTACTGCTGGCTGGAAGTCAATGATTGGGTTGAATGGGAGAACAAGCTGGTTACCGGCCCCTACATCCATCACAGCTCCAGCACCTACGGCAAGCTGGCGCCCATCCTGCATGAGGCATGCAAGTATATCGGCGTAAAACCCGATCCGGCAGGCATCAGCGAGCAGGAAATCCAGGCTTTCTGGTGGGGCCGCAAATAA
- a CDS encoding helix-turn-helix transcriptional regulator produces the protein MSLGTTIRRLRKARNLTQHALSAITHIPQGKISQYETDKTVPSLRTASTLAQALHTTVDALLWEEDT, from the coding sequence ATGTCACTGGGCACCACCATCCGGCGTTTGCGCAAAGCGCGCAACCTTACACAGCATGCCTTATCCGCCATTACACATATTCCGCAAGGAAAGATCAGCCAGTATGAGACCGATAAAACGGTGCCGTCTCTCCGGACCGCAAGCACCCTCGCGCAGGCACTGCATACGACGGTGGATGCGCTGTTGTGGGAGGAGGACACATGA